Proteins from a genomic interval of Chanodichthys erythropterus isolate Z2021 chromosome 8, ASM2448905v1, whole genome shotgun sequence:
- the LOC137024945 gene encoding gastrula zinc finger protein XlCGF57.1-like: MAFIKVETEDLTIEEAFRVKQEDSETQTDMMPLKEESQELNENEEKDQYEKHDFINGEKSFSCSKTENTSSRKGAQTTGTRSYFTCSQCGKSFSQPGYLKVHLRVHTGEKPYTCQQCGKSFNRNGSLKVHMRVHTGEKPYTCQQCGKSFTQLGSLQVHMKIHMEEIPYICQYCEKSFTQKGSLKVHMRIHTGESPYICQECGKGFIRKESLKNHIRIHTGEKPYMCPQCGKSFTHKVTLIVHMRLHTGEKPFKCGQCGKSFRGKVNLNRHMTIHSRDNSFICHHCGRSFKDQNQLKDHIISHSGENPFMCNHCGRTCTNKANLEVHIRVHTREQPLFLCD, translated from the exons ATGGCGTTTATTAAAGTGGAGACTGAAGACTTGACGATTGAAGAAGCATTCAGAGTGAAACAAGAAGATTCTGAGACACAAACAG ACATGATGCCACTGAAAGAGGAAAGTCaagaactaaatgaaaatgaagaaaaagacCAATATGAGAAACATGATTTCAtaaatggagaaaaatcttTTAGTTGCTCAAAGACTGAAAATACTTCCTCAAGAAAAGGAGCTCAAACAACAGGAACTAGAAGTTATTTcacctgctctcagtgtggaaaaagttttagTCAACCTGGATACCTTAAGGTTCAcctgagagttcacactggagaaaagccttacacctgccaacagtgtggaaaaagtttcaatCGAAATGGaagccttaaagtccacatgagagttcacactggagagaagccgtacacctgccaacagtgtggaaagagtttcactcaaCTAGGAAGCCTTCAAGTCCACATGAAAATTCATATGGAAGAGATCCCTTACATCTGTCAATACTGTGAAAAAAGTTTCACTCAAAAAGGaagccttaaagtccacatgagaattcatacgGGAGAAAGCCCTTACATCTGCCAAGAGTGTGGAAAAGGTTTCATTCGAAAAGAATCCCTTAAGAACCACataagaattcacactggagagaagccttacatgTGCcctcaatgtggaaagagttttacacATAAAGTAACCCTTATTGTCCACATGAgacttcacactggagagaagccgttcaaaTGTGgccagtgtggaaagagttttagaGGTAAAGTAAACCTTAATCGCCACATGACAATTCACTCAAGAGACAACTCTTTTATATGCCATCACTGTGGAAGGAGTTTCAAAGACCAAAATCAACTTAAGGATCACATAATAAGTCACAGTGGAGAAAATCCCTTTATGTGCAATCACTGTGGAAGAACttgcacaaacaaagcaaaCCTTGAGGTTCACATAAGAGTTCACACTAGAGAGCAGCCTCTTTTCTTGTGCGATTAG
- the LOC137024062 gene encoding zinc finger protein 234-like isoform X1 produces MMAFIKEESEEMKIEETFSVKQEDTEEQTDLMTLKEKSQEVNEMEEKNQFKNHHDFMTEEQFTQTKKTSTQKTSQKTNSNCDYTCPQCGKSFGQKQNLKAHMRIHTGEKPFTCQQCGKSFTQKWSLKVHMRVHTGESSFTCQQCGESFTQKGHLNVHMRIHNGESLFTCQQCGKSFTQKRSLKDHMRIHTGESLFTCPQCGNKFTRKAALKKHMNCHTGEKPYTCQQCGKSFTTKLNFKYHTNIHTGEKPFPCEQCGKCFSRKVTLNQHMRIHSKGDCFVCHLCGKSFTDMKRLNMHIAIHSGEKPFKCQQCGRSFRLNKHLEVHMRIHTGEKPFTCQQCGKSCNHKVTLKIHMNLHTGEKPHTCSECGKSFRYKATFNAHMSVHTGEKAFGCPRCQQSFAYKSSLEAHMRSHTGEKPFPCKLCGKSFSERGNLKTHMRVHTGEKPYTCPQCGKSFMVKGNLKSHIRVHTRENIFSCHQCEKSFTQQKDLNCHLQTHSGKKLQCSDCGKRFEKSYFKNHLCIHSGRRFNCDHCNKKFILPLHLQIHLKSHKNVKPYLCHLCGKSFKWPSNLKWHKKIRICVKSKPRSNHS; encoded by the exons ATGAtggcgtttattaaagaggagagtgaagaaatgaagattgaagaaacattcagtgtgaaacaagaagatactgaggaacaaacag ACCTGATGACACTGAAAGAGAAGAGCCAAGAAGTGAATGAAATGGAAGAGAAAAATCAGTTTAAGAATCATCATGATTTCATGACTGAAGAACAATTCACACAGACTAAAAAGACATCCACACAAAAAACTTCTCAGAAGACCAACTCTAACTGTGATTAcacctgccctcagtgtggaaagagttttggtcaaaaacaaaatcttaaagcccacatgagaattcacactggagagaagcctttcacctgtcaacagtgtggaaagagtttcactcagaaatggagtcttaaagtccacatgagggttcacactggagagagctctttcacctgccaacaatgtggtGAAAGTTTCACTCAGAAAGGACACCTTaatgtccacatgagaattcacaatGGAGAGAGTCtattcacctgccaacagtgtggaaagagcttcacTCAGAAAAGGAGCCTTAAAGAccacatgaggattcacactggagagagccttttcacctgcccacagtgtggAAACAAGTTCACTCGAAAAGCAGCCCTTAAAAAGCATATGAATtgccacactggagagaagccttacacatgccaacaatgtggaaagagcttcACAACAAAGCTAAACTTTAAGTATCATACGAacattcacactggagaaaagccattCCCATGTGAACAGTGTGGAAAGTGTTTCAGCCGTAAAGTAACCCTTAATCAGCACATGAGGATTCACTCAAAAGGGGATTGTTTTGTATGTCATctgtgtggaaaaagttttacAGACATGAAACGTCTTAACATGCACATAGCAATTCActctggagagaaacctttcaaATGCCAGCAGTGTGGAAGGAGTTTCCGTTTAAATAAACACCTTGAggttcacatgagaattcacaccggagagaagcctttcacatgccagcagtgtggaaaaagttgcAATCATAAAGTTACCCTTAAGATTCACATGAAtcttcacactggagagaaacctcaCACATGCTCTGAGTGTGGGAAAAGTTTCAGATATAAGGCAACCTTTAATGCACACATGAgtgttcacactggagagaaggcTTTTGGATGCCCTCGGTGTCAACAGAGTTTTGCATATAAATCTTCTCTTGAAGCCCACATGAGaagtcacactggagagaaacctttccCCTGCAAACTCTGTGGAAAGAGCTTCTCAGAAAGAGGGAATCTTAAAactcacatgagagttcacactggagagaagccttacacctgccctcagtgtggaaagagtttcatggTTAAAGGAAACCTTAAGAGTCACATAAGAGTCCACACTAGAGAGAATATTTTCTCTTGTCATCAATGTGAGAAGAGCTTCACACAGCAAAAAGACTTGAATTGTCATTTGCAAACTCATTCTGGAAAGAAATTGCAGTGTTCTGATTGTGGTAAGAGGTTTGAAAAAAGTTATTTCAAGAATCACCTTTGCATTCATTCTGGAAGAAGATTTAATTGTGATCATTgtaataaaaaatttattttgccATTACACTTACAGATACACCTGAAAAGTCATAAAAATGTGAAACCCTATTTGTGTCatttgtgtggaaagagttttaaatGGCCCAGCAATTTAAAATGGCACAAGAAAATACGTATCTGTGTGAAATCAAAACCTCGTTCAAATCACAGCTGA
- the LOC137024062 gene encoding zinc finger protein 234-like isoform X2, which translates to MTLKEKSQEVNEMEEKNQFKNHHDFMTEEQFTQTKKTSTQKTSQKTNSNCDYTCPQCGKSFGQKQNLKAHMRIHTGEKPFTCQQCGKSFTQKWSLKVHMRVHTGESSFTCQQCGESFTQKGHLNVHMRIHNGESLFTCQQCGKSFTQKRSLKDHMRIHTGESLFTCPQCGNKFTRKAALKKHMNCHTGEKPYTCQQCGKSFTTKLNFKYHTNIHTGEKPFPCEQCGKCFSRKVTLNQHMRIHSKGDCFVCHLCGKSFTDMKRLNMHIAIHSGEKPFKCQQCGRSFRLNKHLEVHMRIHTGEKPFTCQQCGKSCNHKVTLKIHMNLHTGEKPHTCSECGKSFRYKATFNAHMSVHTGEKAFGCPRCQQSFAYKSSLEAHMRSHTGEKPFPCKLCGKSFSERGNLKTHMRVHTGEKPYTCPQCGKSFMVKGNLKSHIRVHTRENIFSCHQCEKSFTQQKDLNCHLQTHSGKKLQCSDCGKRFEKSYFKNHLCIHSGRRFNCDHCNKKFILPLHLQIHLKSHKNVKPYLCHLCGKSFKWPSNLKWHKKIRICVKSKPRSNHS; encoded by the coding sequence ATGACACTGAAAGAGAAGAGCCAAGAAGTGAATGAAATGGAAGAGAAAAATCAGTTTAAGAATCATCATGATTTCATGACTGAAGAACAATTCACACAGACTAAAAAGACATCCACACAAAAAACTTCTCAGAAGACCAACTCTAACTGTGATTAcacctgccctcagtgtggaaagagttttggtcaaaaacaaaatcttaaagcccacatgagaattcacactggagagaagcctttcacctgtcaacagtgtggaaagagtttcactcagaaatggagtcttaaagtccacatgagggttcacactggagagagctctttcacctgccaacaatgtggtGAAAGTTTCACTCAGAAAGGACACCTTaatgtccacatgagaattcacaatGGAGAGAGTCtattcacctgccaacagtgtggaaagagcttcacTCAGAAAAGGAGCCTTAAAGAccacatgaggattcacactggagagagccttttcacctgcccacagtgtggAAACAAGTTCACTCGAAAAGCAGCCCTTAAAAAGCATATGAATtgccacactggagagaagccttacacatgccaacaatgtggaaagagcttcACAACAAAGCTAAACTTTAAGTATCATACGAacattcacactggagaaaagccattCCCATGTGAACAGTGTGGAAAGTGTTTCAGCCGTAAAGTAACCCTTAATCAGCACATGAGGATTCACTCAAAAGGGGATTGTTTTGTATGTCATctgtgtggaaaaagttttacAGACATGAAACGTCTTAACATGCACATAGCAATTCActctggagagaaacctttcaaATGCCAGCAGTGTGGAAGGAGTTTCCGTTTAAATAAACACCTTGAggttcacatgagaattcacaccggagagaagcctttcacatgccagcagtgtggaaaaagttgcAATCATAAAGTTACCCTTAAGATTCACATGAAtcttcacactggagagaaacctcaCACATGCTCTGAGTGTGGGAAAAGTTTCAGATATAAGGCAACCTTTAATGCACACATGAgtgttcacactggagagaaggcTTTTGGATGCCCTCGGTGTCAACAGAGTTTTGCATATAAATCTTCTCTTGAAGCCCACATGAGaagtcacactggagagaaacctttccCCTGCAAACTCTGTGGAAAGAGCTTCTCAGAAAGAGGGAATCTTAAAactcacatgagagttcacactggagagaagccttacacctgccctcagtgtggaaagagtttcatggTTAAAGGAAACCTTAAGAGTCACATAAGAGTCCACACTAGAGAGAATATTTTCTCTTGTCATCAATGTGAGAAGAGCTTCACACAGCAAAAAGACTTGAATTGTCATTTGCAAACTCATTCTGGAAAGAAATTGCAGTGTTCTGATTGTGGTAAGAGGTTTGAAAAAAGTTATTTCAAGAATCACCTTTGCATTCATTCTGGAAGAAGATTTAATTGTGATCATTgtaataaaaaatttattttgccATTACACTTACAGATACACCTGAAAAGTCATAAAAATGTGAAACCCTATTTGTGTCatttgtgtggaaagagttttaaatGGCCCAGCAATTTAAAATGGCACAAGAAAATACGTATCTGTGTGAAATCAAAACCTCGTTCAAATCACAGCTGA